CGTGCTCGATGCCCGCTGGCGAGTCGATAAATACATAGTCGTTGTCGGCCCGCAACTGCACCGCGATCAACGTGAGGTCGCGTGAGCTCATGGCCGACTTGTCAGTGGTCTGAGAGGCAGGCAGTAGCGCAAGGTTGGGGAATCGCCGGTCCTGGATCAGGGCCTGGCCCAGGCCGCACTTGCCGTCAACGACGTCCACCAGGTCGTAGATGATGCGCTTCTCCATGCCCAGCACGATATCCAGGTTACGGAGGCCGATGTCCGTGTCAATCGCCGTCACTCGATGGCCCATCGCCGCCAGGGCGACACATAGATTGGCCGTGACCGTGGTCTTGCCGACCCCTCCCTTGCCAGAAGTCACGGTGATGATCTTGCCAGCCACTACGTCCTCGTTTCCACGAGCCCGGCGAGCCTGTTCATCGGGGCTCCCACGGCTCGGCGATAATCTGACCATCCAGTACGAAAGCCATTTCCGGGCTGCGCTGGGCATCGGCCTCCTGGCCAACCCGGTCATCCGGGGAGACGGCGATGAGCTGGCCAATGCGCAACTGCGCCGGAGCCAGGTCCAGCGCGCACACCACCGCCCCGCTGTTGCCCAGTGCCCCGGCATGCACCTTGCCGCGGACCCTGCCCCAGACAATCACGTCGCCGCCGGCGATCACCTCAGCGCCGGGGTTGATATCGCCCATCACCACGATGTGCCCCGGGTGCTGCACGACCTGACCTGAACGAAGGGTACGCCGCACCAGCAGTCCTTCGCTGACGTCTGCCGTGGGCACACGCACGCCAGGCATATCGCTGACCGCATCTGGCGGTGCCAGGCGGATGCCCAGCGCGGTGGCTTCGTTCGCCGTCGCTTCGGACGTTGTGCGCAGTGTGGCCAGCCTGACCCCACGCTGGTTGAGAATGCTCAGCAGCCAGCGCAGTTCATCGCCGGTGACGTCCCGCGCCCCTACGTTGACGTGCACCTGGCTGTCGCGGAAGAAGGAGGGCGCCTGCTGCAGGCGCTCCTCCATGTCCGCCAGCATGGCCTTCCAGTCACCCTCACCGAGAGTGATAGAGGGGCCCCGGCGTGTTCCTTTGATCACCACCTGCG
The nucleotide sequence above comes from Chloroflexi bacterium ADurb.Bin180. Encoded proteins:
- the minC gene encoding putative septum site-determining protein MinC, translating into MATSQVVIKGTRRGPSITLGEGDWKAMLADMEERLQQAPSFFRDSQVHVNVGARDVTGDELRWLLSILNQRGVRLATLRTTSEATANEATALGIRLAPPDAVSDMPGVRVPTADVSEGLLVRRTLRSGQVVQHPGHIVVMGDINPGAEVIAGGDVIVWGRVRGKVHAGALGNSGAVVCALDLAPAQLRIGQLIAVSPDDRVGQEADAQRSPEMAFVLDGQIIAEPWEPR